One window of the Streptococcus parasanguinis ATCC 15912 genome contains the following:
- a CDS encoding helix-turn-helix transcriptional regulator yields the protein MAESRLFRILYILLENGRITAPELARLFEVSVRTIYRDIERLSIAGIPLYSVPGKAGGTFLMEDFVLDRTLVSEEEKIKLLSALQGLQTLTEDKQDFLLTKLESIFKVSAKSWLEVDLTDWRKRKGQKDLFDTIKQAILDKRRLSITYLSGNGQKTIRTVEPFKLVFKKRDWYLHAYCCSKEDWRFFKLSRINDYQLLEETINQKNVIEPIDTSIKMENLMEVSLKFSQKLAFRVYEDFLEEEIFQCEDGCLYVKTQLPEHESIYTYLLSYLDGVEIIEPDHLRRSMISRLENIQKIYKP from the coding sequence ATGGCTGAATCAAGACTATTTCGTATTTTATACATACTTTTAGAAAATGGGAGAATAACCGCTCCTGAACTTGCTCGATTATTTGAAGTCTCAGTACGTACAATTTATCGTGATATTGAGAGATTAAGCATAGCAGGTATTCCTCTTTATTCTGTTCCTGGAAAGGCTGGAGGGACCTTTTTAATGGAAGACTTCGTTCTTGATCGCACCCTTGTATCAGAGGAGGAAAAAATAAAACTTTTATCTGCTTTACAAGGTCTCCAGACTTTGACAGAAGATAAACAAGATTTTTTACTGACAAAATTGGAATCTATTTTTAAAGTTTCAGCTAAATCTTGGTTAGAAGTCGACTTAACAGATTGGAGGAAACGAAAAGGGCAAAAAGATCTCTTTGATACAATTAAACAAGCTATCTTAGATAAAAGACGACTTTCGATTACTTATCTGAGTGGAAATGGTCAGAAAACGATTCGTACAGTTGAGCCTTTTAAACTAGTATTTAAAAAAAGAGACTGGTATCTTCATGCTTATTGTTGTTCAAAAGAAGATTGGCGTTTTTTTAAATTATCTAGGATTAATGACTATCAACTACTGGAAGAAACAATTAACCAAAAAAATGTGATTGAACCTATTGATACTTCTATTAAGATGGAAAATCTAATGGAAGTATCATTGAAGTTTAGTCAAAAGCTCGCTTTTAGAGTTTATGAAGACTTTTTAGAAGAAGAGATTTTTCAGTGTGAGGATGGATGTTTATATGTTAAAACCCAATTGCCAGAGCACGAGAGTATTTATACTTACTTATTGTCTTATTTAGATGGGGTAGAGATTATTGAACCGGATCATCTGAGAAGATCAATGATTTCAAGATTAGAAAATATACAAAAGATTTATAAACCTTGA
- a CDS encoding YggS family pyridoxal phosphate-dependent enzyme: MNLIENADLVRQQVETVRNKANRQDQVNVIAVTKYVDVATTEALVKTGIQHIGENRVDKFLEKYQALKEYELTWHLIGSLQRRKVKDVINFVDYFHALDSVKLAQEIQKRAEHPIKCFLQVNISGEESKHGFAPDELDDVLAEIAQLDKIEIVGLMTMAPFEASQEELQDIFSKTHQLQKQLEKKQLKNMPFSELSMGMSRDFEVAIANGATYVRIGTSFFK; encoded by the coding sequence ATGAATCTGATAGAGAATGCTGATCTTGTTCGGCAACAAGTAGAAACTGTAAGAAACAAAGCTAACCGTCAAGATCAAGTAAATGTGATAGCTGTCACCAAGTATGTGGATGTTGCCACAACAGAAGCACTGGTGAAAACAGGGATTCAGCATATCGGTGAAAATCGTGTCGATAAATTCCTAGAAAAGTATCAAGCTCTAAAAGAGTATGAGCTTACTTGGCACTTGATTGGGAGTCTCCAACGGAGGAAAGTAAAAGATGTAATCAATTTCGTCGATTACTTTCATGCCTTGGATTCGGTGAAGCTGGCTCAAGAAATTCAAAAACGAGCAGAACACCCGATCAAGTGTTTCCTCCAAGTGAACATTTCTGGTGAAGAAAGTAAGCATGGATTTGCACCCGATGAACTTGATGATGTTTTAGCGGAAATTGCACAGCTGGACAAAATTGAAATTGTTGGTTTAATGACGATGGCTCCTTTTGAGGCTAGTCAAGAAGAGTTGCAGGATATTTTTTCAAAAACTCACCAACTTCAGAAACAACTAGAAAAGAAACAATTAAAAAATATGCCTTTTTCAGAACTAAGTATGGGTATGAGTCGTGACTTTGAAGTAGCCATTGCGAACGGAGCGACTTATGTAAGAATTGGGACATCATTTTTTAAATAG
- the ileS gene encoding isoleucine--tRNA ligase produces MKLKETLNLGKTAFPMRAGLPTKEPVWQKEWEDAKLYQRRQELNEGKPHFTLHDGPPYANGNIHVGHAMNKISKDIIVRSKSMSGFYAPYIPGWDTHGLPIEQVLAKQGVKRKEMDLVEYLKLCREYALSQVDKQREDFKRLGVSGDWDHPYVTLTPDYEAAQIRVFGEMANKGYIYRGAKPVYWSWSSESALAEAEIEYHDLVSTSLYYANKVKDGKGVLDTDTYIVVWTTTPFTVTASRGLTVGAEFDYVVVKPAGSDRKYVVASELLPSLSEKFGWENAEVLATYQGKELNHIVTEHPWDPEVDELVILGEHVTLDSGTGIVHTAPGFGEDDYNVGIANGLEVAVTVNERGIMMENAGPDFAGQFYDKVVPTVIEKLGDLLLAQEEISHSYPFDWRTKKPIIWRAVPQWFASVSKFRQDILDEIEKVKFHSEWGKVRLYNMIRDRGDWVISRQRAWGVPLPIFYAEDGTPIMTAETIEHVAQLFEEHGSIIWWQREAKDLLPEGFTHPGSPNGEFTKETDIMDVWFDSGSSWNGVVVNRPELTYPADLYLEGSDQYRGWFNSSLITSVANHGVAPYKQILSQGFALDGKGEKMSKSLGNTIAPSDVEKQFGAEILRLWVTSVDSSNDVRISMDILSQVSETYRKIRNTLRFLIANTSDFNPAEDAVAYDELRSVDKYMTIRFNQLVKTIRDAYENFEFLTIYKALVNFINVDLSAFYLDFAKDVVYIEGAKSLERRQMQTVFYDILVKITKLLTPILPHTAEEIWSYLEFEAEDFVQLSELPEAQTFANQEEILDTWSAFMDFRGQAQKALEEARNEKVIGKSLEAHLTVYPNEVVKTLLGAVDSNVAQLLIVSELTIEEGPAPEGAVTFEDVAFTVERAAGEVCDRCRRIDPTTTERHYHATICDHCASIVEENFADAVAEGFEAK; encoded by the coding sequence ATGAAACTCAAAGAAACATTGAATCTTGGAAAAACAGCTTTTCCAATGCGGGCTGGGCTTCCAACGAAAGAACCTGTTTGGCAAAAAGAATGGGAAGATGCAAAATTGTATCAACGCCGTCAAGAGTTGAATGAAGGGAAACCGCATTTTACACTTCATGATGGCCCTCCGTATGCCAACGGAAATATTCACGTGGGACATGCCATGAACAAGATCTCAAAAGATATCATTGTTCGTTCCAAATCTATGTCAGGATTTTACGCCCCTTATATCCCAGGTTGGGATACCCATGGTTTGCCAATTGAGCAAGTATTGGCTAAACAAGGTGTGAAACGCAAAGAAATGGACTTGGTTGAGTATTTGAAACTCTGCCGTGAATACGCTCTTTCTCAAGTAGATAAACAACGCGAAGACTTCAAACGCTTGGGTGTTTCAGGTGATTGGGACCATCCTTATGTGACCTTAACGCCTGACTATGAAGCGGCGCAAATCCGCGTCTTTGGCGAAATGGCCAATAAAGGTTATATCTACCGTGGGGCTAAGCCAGTTTACTGGTCTTGGTCTTCTGAATCAGCTCTTGCTGAAGCAGAGATTGAATACCATGATTTGGTATCAACGTCTCTTTACTATGCTAACAAAGTTAAAGATGGTAAGGGTGTCCTAGATACAGATACCTACATCGTTGTCTGGACAACAACTCCATTTACTGTTACAGCTTCTCGTGGATTGACGGTAGGTGCAGAGTTTGATTATGTCGTAGTGAAGCCTGCTGGATCTGACCGCAAGTACGTCGTAGCCTCTGAACTCTTGCCAAGCCTTTCTGAAAAATTTGGTTGGGAAAATGCTGAAGTTCTTGCGACTTACCAAGGGAAAGAATTGAACCATATCGTTACAGAACACCCATGGGATCCTGAAGTTGATGAATTGGTGATCCTTGGTGAGCATGTAACCCTTGATTCAGGTACTGGTATCGTCCATACCGCTCCTGGTTTTGGTGAGGATGACTACAATGTAGGGATTGCCAATGGCCTCGAAGTTGCTGTTACTGTTAACGAACGTGGAATCATGATGGAGAATGCTGGACCTGACTTTGCAGGTCAGTTCTATGACAAGGTTGTTCCAACTGTCATCGAAAAACTTGGTGATTTGCTCCTTGCTCAAGAAGAAATCTCTCACTCCTACCCATTTGACTGGCGGACGAAAAAACCAATCATCTGGCGTGCAGTTCCACAATGGTTCGCTTCTGTATCAAAATTCCGTCAAGATATCTTAGACGAAATTGAAAAAGTGAAATTCCACTCAGAATGGGGGAAAGTGCGTCTTTACAATATGATTCGTGACCGTGGTGACTGGGTGATCTCTCGTCAACGTGCCTGGGGTGTGCCTCTTCCAATCTTCTATGCAGAAGATGGAACACCAATCATGACGGCTGAAACCATCGAACATGTAGCGCAACTCTTTGAAGAACATGGTTCGATCATCTGGTGGCAGCGTGAAGCGAAAGACCTCTTGCCAGAAGGATTTACGCATCCAGGTTCACCAAATGGCGAATTTACAAAAGAAACAGATATCATGGACGTCTGGTTTGACTCAGGTTCATCATGGAATGGGGTTGTTGTTAACCGTCCTGAGTTGACTTATCCAGCGGATCTCTACCTAGAAGGTTCAGACCAATACCGTGGTTGGTTCAACTCATCTCTTATCACTTCTGTGGCGAACCATGGTGTCGCACCATACAAACAAATCTTGTCTCAAGGTTTCGCTTTGGATGGGAAAGGTGAGAAGATGTCTAAATCTCTTGGAAATACCATTGCTCCAAGTGATGTTGAAAAGCAATTTGGTGCCGAAATCTTGCGTCTCTGGGTAACCAGTGTAGACTCAAGCAATGACGTGCGTATCTCAATGGATATCTTGAGCCAAGTGTCTGAGACTTACCGTAAGATCCGGAATACTCTTCGTTTCTTGATTGCCAATACTTCAGACTTTAACCCAGCTGAGGATGCAGTTGCTTATGATGAGCTTCGTTCAGTGGACAAGTACATGACGATTCGCTTTAACCAGCTTGTCAAGACCATCCGTGACGCTTATGAAAACTTTGAGTTCTTGACGATCTACAAGGCGCTAGTGAACTTTATCAACGTTGATTTGTCAGCCTTCTACCTGGATTTTGCCAAGGATGTTGTTTATATCGAAGGAGCGAAATCACTAGAACGCCGTCAAATGCAAACAGTCTTCTATGATATTTTGGTGAAAATCACTAAGCTTTTGACACCAATCCTTCCTCACACTGCTGAAGAAATCTGGTCATATCTTGAGTTTGAGGCAGAAGACTTCGTTCAATTATCAGAATTACCAGAAGCTCAGACTTTTGCCAACCAAGAAGAAATCTTAGATACATGGTCAGCCTTCATGGACTTCCGTGGACAAGCTCAAAAAGCCTTGGAAGAAGCGCGGAATGAGAAAGTGATTGGTAAATCACTTGAAGCTCATTTGACTGTTTATCCAAATGAAGTTGTGAAAACACTTCTTGGAGCTGTTGATAGCAATGTTGCTCAACTCTTGATTGTTTCCGAGTTGACCATAGAAGAAGGACCAGCTCCAGAAGGTGCAGTGACTTTTGAAGATGTAGCCTTCACGGTTGAACGTGCAGCTGGTGAAGTTTGTGACCGTTGCCGTCGCATCGATCCAACAACTACTGAACGTCACTACCACGCAACCATCTGTGATCACTGTGCAAGCATCGTCGAAGAGAACTTTGCGGACGCAGTCGCAGAAGGATTTGAAGCTAAATAA
- a CDS encoding NUDIX hydrolase gives MTNPTFGEKKQDVTYVNRYGVYAVIPNKDKDQIILVQAPNGAWFLPGGEIEAGEDHLQALKRELIEELGFTAILGQYYGQADEYFYSSHRDTYYYNPAYIYEVVGYTEAQKPLEDFNNLAWFPVEEAIEKLKRGSHKWGIEQWKNTHKR, from the coding sequence ATGACAAATCCTACATTTGGAGAAAAAAAACAAGATGTGACCTACGTCAATCGCTATGGTGTCTACGCTGTTATTCCCAATAAGGACAAGGATCAGATCATCCTCGTTCAAGCTCCTAATGGAGCCTGGTTCTTACCAGGTGGGGAAATCGAGGCAGGTGAAGATCACTTGCAAGCTCTGAAACGGGAACTGATCGAAGAATTAGGCTTTACTGCTATTTTAGGGCAATACTATGGCCAAGCAGATGAGTATTTCTATTCCAGTCATCGCGACACCTACTACTACAATCCCGCCTATATTTATGAAGTGGTAGGCTATACAGAAGCTCAAAAACCACTGGAAGATTTTAACAATCTTGCTTGGTTTCCTGTAGAAGAAGCTATTGAAAAACTCAAACGTGGCAGTCATAAATGGGGCATTGAACAGTGGAAAAATACCCACAAAAGATAA
- a CDS encoding YggT family protein: MIIFQYLSNIIQIYSIILVIYALLFWFPGAPQSTLGQMVHRLVEPFLSLFRKLPLQFGGLDFTVLVALLVLNVLNQLLGQLFLQLIG; encoded by the coding sequence ATGATTATCTTTCAATACCTATCAAATATCATTCAAATCTATTCCATCATTCTTGTGATCTATGCCTTACTATTTTGGTTCCCTGGGGCACCTCAGAGTACTCTTGGACAAATGGTTCACCGCCTAGTTGAACCATTTTTGAGCCTTTTTAGAAAGTTACCCTTGCAGTTTGGAGGCTTGGATTTTACAGTTCTTGTAGCGCTTCTGGTTTTGAATGTATTAAACCAGTTGTTGGGGCAACTATTTCTACAATTGATTGGTTAG
- a CDS encoding DUF1827 family protein, which yields MKLINTTNSHATLVKSQLASTDALLVEVYSAGNTDVVFTQAPTHYELLISNKHRAIRETEVEKIREFFLKRKIDLQIIDQSAIKTLYSDKLIEISFPITK from the coding sequence ATGAAGCTCATTAATACCACAAATAGTCATGCTACACTGGTCAAAAGCCAACTTGCCAGCACTGACGCCTTGCTTGTTGAGGTTTATTCCGCGGGCAATACAGACGTTGTTTTTACACAAGCCCCAACACACTATGAATTGTTGATCAGCAACAAACACCGAGCTATTCGTGAAACTGAAGTAGAAAAAATTCGTGAGTTCTTTTTAAAACGTAAGATTGATCTTCAAATTATTGACCAATCCGCTATTAAAACCCTCTACTCCGATAAACTAATTGAAATTTCCTTTCCAATTACAAAGTAA
- a CDS encoding cell division protein SepF, with protein MSLKDKFNNFIDYFTEDGEEVEVREAKAAGAETQPVPQPQPTPQVTSPRPQISQKEPVKPKPTPVAPVTTPVSTVAMKEPVSTTKNTSENITRLHERQRELAANRANTDEKITIDVRYPRKYEEATEIVDLLLSNESILIDFQYMTEVQARRCLDYLDGARYVLAGNLRRVASTMYLLTPINVVVNIEDIRLPNDVEVTEFDYDMKRNR; from the coding sequence ATGTCATTAAAAGATAAATTTAACAACTTTATTGACTACTTCACAGAAGACGGTGAAGAAGTAGAAGTTCGCGAGGCAAAAGCAGCTGGGGCGGAAACGCAACCAGTTCCACAGCCACAGCCGACTCCTCAAGTGACTTCTCCACGTCCACAGATTAGTCAAAAAGAACCAGTAAAACCAAAACCGACTCCTGTCGCACCTGTTACGACTCCAGTGTCTACAGTGGCAATGAAGGAACCTGTTTCAACAACGAAAAATACATCTGAAAATATTACTCGCTTGCATGAACGTCAACGTGAATTGGCTGCTAATCGTGCGAATACAGATGAAAAGATTACCATTGATGTACGCTATCCCCGCAAATACGAGGAAGCGACTGAAATTGTCGATCTATTACTATCTAATGAGAGTATCTTGATTGACTTCCAATATATGACAGAGGTACAAGCACGTCGTTGTTTGGATTATTTGGATGGGGCTCGTTATGTTTTAGCGGGAAATCTTCGTCGTGTTGCAAGTACGATGTACTTGTTGACTCCAATTAATGTAGTTGTTAACATTGAAGATATCCGCCTTCCAAATGATGTGGAAGTGACAGAATTTGACTATGATATGAAACGTAATCGTTAA
- a CDS encoding ATP-dependent Clp protease ATP-binding subunit, whose protein sequence is MLCQNCKINESTIHLYTNVNGHQQQVDLCQNCYKIMKTDPNNSFLKGMTQRSQLTGDPFEDFFNNLGNFQSPQEPQTPPTQSGVSYGGGGYGQNNNRSGSQDPRQARPQKPKGLLEEFGINVTEIARKGDIDPVIGRDEEIIRVIEILNRRTKNNPVLIGEPGVGKTAVVEGLAQKIVDGDVPHKLQGKEVIRLDVVSLVQGTGIRGQFEERMQKLMDEIRQREDVILFIDEIHEIVGAGSAGEGNMDAGNILKPALARGELQLVGATTLNEYRIIEKDAALERRMQPVKVDEPTVEETITILKGIQKKYEDYHHVHYTDGAIEAAAILSNRYIQDRFLPDKAIDLLDEAGSKMNLTLNFVDPKVIDQRLIEAENLKAQATREEDFEKAAYFRDQIAKYKEMQGQHVTDQETPVISEKTIEHIVEQKTNIPVGDLKEKEQSQLINLASDLKAHVIGQDDAVDKIAKAIRRNRVGLGSPNRPIGSFLFVGPTGVGKTELSKQLAIELFGSADNMIRFDMSEYMEKHSVAKLVGAPPGYVGYDEAGQLTEKVRRNPYSLVLLDEVEKAHPDVMHMFLQVLDDGRLTDGQGRTVSFKDTIIIMTSNAGTGKAEANVGFGAAREGRTNSVLGELGNFFSPEFMNRFDGIIEFQPLSKENLLQIVTLMLDEVNQRLAQNEIHLDVTEKVKEKLVDLGYDPKMGARPLRRTIQDHIEDAITDYYLEHPSEKQLKAVMTSNGNISIKATKKAEKNTSEKED, encoded by the coding sequence ATGCTTTGTCAAAATTGTAAAATAAATGAATCAACCATCCATTTATATACAAATGTAAATGGACACCAGCAGCAAGTAGACCTCTGTCAAAATTGCTATAAAATTATGAAAACAGACCCAAATAACAGCTTCTTGAAAGGCATGACCCAACGGAGCCAACTGACTGGAGATCCCTTCGAAGATTTCTTCAATAACCTTGGAAACTTCCAAAGTCCACAAGAACCTCAAACACCTCCAACTCAATCTGGAGTCAGTTATGGAGGTGGCGGTTACGGCCAAAACAATAACCGTAGCGGCAGTCAAGACCCACGTCAAGCTCGCCCTCAAAAGCCTAAAGGACTATTAGAAGAATTCGGTATCAATGTCACAGAAATTGCCCGCAAAGGGGATATTGACCCTGTCATCGGCCGTGATGAAGAAATTATCCGTGTCATCGAAATTCTCAACCGTCGAACCAAGAACAATCCGGTTCTGATCGGAGAACCTGGGGTCGGAAAAACTGCCGTTGTGGAAGGCTTGGCCCAAAAAATCGTCGATGGAGACGTTCCTCATAAATTGCAAGGAAAAGAAGTCATCCGCCTAGACGTCGTCAGCCTCGTTCAAGGCACAGGTATTCGTGGTCAATTCGAAGAACGCATGCAAAAATTAATGGATGAAATTCGTCAACGTGAAGATGTGATTCTTTTCATCGACGAAATCCATGAAATTGTTGGCGCAGGATCTGCTGGCGAAGGCAATATGGACGCTGGAAATATCCTCAAACCAGCCTTGGCGCGCGGTGAACTCCAATTGGTCGGTGCTACTACCCTCAATGAATACCGCATCATTGAAAAAGATGCAGCCTTGGAACGTCGGATGCAACCCGTTAAGGTCGATGAGCCAACGGTTGAAGAAACCATCACCATCCTCAAAGGCATCCAGAAAAAATACGAAGACTACCACCACGTCCACTATACAGACGGGGCCATCGAAGCGGCAGCTATTCTTTCAAACCGCTACATCCAAGATCGCTTCCTGCCAGACAAGGCCATTGATTTGTTGGATGAAGCCGGGTCTAAAATGAACCTGACTCTGAACTTTGTGGATCCAAAAGTTATCGACCAGCGCTTGATTGAAGCGGAAAACCTCAAAGCTCAAGCGACCCGCGAAGAAGACTTTGAAAAAGCAGCCTACTTCCGCGACCAAATCGCAAAATATAAGGAAATGCAAGGTCAACATGTCACCGATCAGGAAACCCCTGTCATCAGCGAAAAAACGATTGAACACATCGTTGAACAAAAGACCAATATTCCTGTTGGTGATTTGAAAGAAAAAGAACAATCTCAATTGATCAATCTGGCTTCTGATTTGAAAGCTCATGTGATTGGTCAAGACGATGCAGTAGATAAAATCGCGAAAGCCATTCGACGCAATCGTGTCGGCCTAGGATCTCCTAACCGTCCGATCGGAAGCTTCCTCTTTGTCGGACCAACCGGTGTCGGAAAGACCGAATTGTCTAAACAATTGGCGATCGAGCTCTTTGGCTCTGCAGATAATATGATCCGCTTTGATATGAGCGAATACATGGAAAAACATAGCGTAGCGAAACTAGTCGGAGCTCCTCCGGGCTATGTGGGCTACGATGAAGCTGGACAACTAACGGAAAAGGTACGTCGCAATCCATACTCTCTCGTTTTATTGGATGAAGTGGAAAAAGCCCATCCAGATGTCATGCACATGTTCTTGCAAGTCTTGGATGATGGCCGTTTGACAGATGGTCAAGGCCGTACCGTCAGCTTTAAAGATACCATTATCATCATGACCTCTAATGCTGGAACCGGCAAGGCTGAGGCCAATGTTGGTTTTGGAGCTGCTCGCGAAGGTCGCACCAACTCCGTACTTGGAGAACTCGGGAACTTCTTTAGCCCTGAATTCATGAACCGTTTTGATGGCATCATTGAATTCCAACCTCTATCAAAAGAAAACCTTCTTCAAATCGTTACCCTCATGCTGGATGAAGTCAATCAACGTCTCGCACAAAATGAGATTCATCTGGATGTGACAGAGAAGGTCAAAGAAAAGTTGGTCGATCTGGGATACGATCCAAAAATGGGGGCCCGCCCACTCCGTCGTACCATCCAAGACCATATCGAAGATGCCATTACAGATTATTACCTAGAACATCCAAGTGAAAAACAACTCAAAGCAGTCATGACCAGCAATGGGAATATTAGCATCAAAGCTACTAAAAAAGCAGAAAAGAACACTTCTGAAAAGGAAGACTAA
- a CDS encoding YlmH family RNA-binding protein encodes MGQKEIYQHFNREDHEFIDRCIELSERVIERYSVEVTGFLNPHQVAILRNVAASYQLQVFASSDEQKMEYAKVIVAPDYYQLDPNDFDLALLEMVYASKFHHLSHSQVLGTIVHQLGVERKSFGDILTSEGKIQVFVEQRFVHYFMDHIQKISRVPVRLREVPLSEQMIVEEESQQRDILVSSFRLDKVIAGTFKLSRSQASQLISSGLVKVNYATTSNVSYAVGLNDLVSVRRFGRLKIVSENGISKSGKYKLTVEVLLSKK; translated from the coding sequence ATGGGACAGAAAGAGATTTACCAACATTTCAATCGTGAAGATCACGAATTTATTGATCGTTGTATTGAATTGTCTGAAAGAGTAATTGAACGCTATTCTGTTGAGGTGACGGGTTTTTTAAACCCTCATCAGGTCGCTATTTTACGAAATGTTGCGGCAAGCTATCAGTTACAGGTCTTTGCTTCCAGTGATGAGCAAAAAATGGAGTATGCCAAGGTCATTGTGGCTCCGGATTATTATCAATTGGATCCAAATGACTTTGATCTGGCCTTATTGGAAATGGTCTATGCTTCAAAATTTCATCACTTGAGTCATTCTCAGGTACTGGGGACCATTGTTCACCAATTAGGAGTGGAGCGCAAGTCCTTTGGAGATATTCTGACGAGTGAAGGAAAGATCCAAGTATTTGTTGAACAGCGTTTTGTTCACTATTTTATGGATCACATCCAGAAAATTTCTCGGGTACCTGTTAGGCTTAGGGAAGTTCCTCTATCAGAACAAATGATCGTAGAGGAAGAAAGCCAGCAACGAGATATTCTCGTGTCGAGTTTTCGGCTAGACAAGGTGATTGCTGGGACCTTCAAGCTTTCGCGTTCACAGGCTAGTCAGTTGATTAGTTCTGGTTTGGTGAAAGTTAACTATGCGACAACTTCCAATGTTAGCTATGCTGTAGGTCTGAATGATTTAGTCAGTGTCCGACGCTTTGGGCGTCTTAAAATTGTTTCTGAAAATGGTATTTCAAAGAGTGGAAAATACAAATTAACTGTTGAAGTACTCTTAAGTAAAAAATGA
- a CDS encoding GyrI-like domain-containing protein, whose product MKYEWRKIEKVLYQIKDKPTILQVPSKSYIIIDGKGDPNEEDFSQRVSALYALAYAIKMKYKKSPLDQDYMDFTVFPLEGLWKQENEGKLVKSELSYSIMIGQPNFVTSDLFDKALEEVKIKKPNQLYDAIRFEELEEGYSLAMLHVGPFDTENQTFDEMERFCKLHKLKRISKVHREIYLNNLHRTDPYKLKTILRYQIQEEN is encoded by the coding sequence ATGAAATATGAATGGAGAAAAATAGAGAAAGTTCTCTATCAAATCAAGGATAAGCCCACTATCCTGCAAGTACCTTCTAAATCCTATATCATAATTGACGGCAAAGGGGATCCAAATGAAGAAGATTTTTCTCAACGAGTGAGTGCCTTATATGCGTTAGCATATGCTATAAAGATGAAGTATAAAAAGTCTCCTCTGGATCAAGACTACATGGATTTTACTGTTTTTCCATTAGAAGGTTTATGGAAACAGGAGAATGAAGGGAAACTAGTTAAAAGTGAACTGTCTTATAGTATTATGATTGGTCAACCTAATTTTGTTACGAGTGACTTGTTTGATAAAGCTTTGGAAGAGGTTAAAATCAAGAAACCCAATCAGCTCTATGATGCTATTCGTTTTGAAGAACTAGAAGAAGGCTACAGTCTTGCCATGCTTCATGTAGGACCTTTTGATACAGAAAATCAGACTTTTGATGAAATGGAGCGTTTTTGCAAACTCCATAAACTTAAAAGAATTTCGAAAGTTCATCGTGAGATTTATCTAAACAATCTCCATCGAACAGATCCATATAAATTAAAAACAATTCTTCGTTATCAGATTCAAGAAGAAAATTAA
- a CDS encoding DivIVA domain-containing protein, whose translation MALTALEIKDKTFGVKFRGYDANEVEEFLDIVVRDYEDLVRLNHDQETKIHALEERLNYFDEMKDSLSQSVLIAQDTAERVKQAANERSENIVRQAEQDAQHLVDEAKQKANEILRHATDNAKKVAVETEELKNKTRVFHQRLKSTIESQLSIIDTPEWDEILRPTAMYIQTSDEAFREIVEKALGESVHHHPENENIDLTRQFSPAEIEELQKRIEAANLELGATQAFEGLNEKVQSALEEAEHARHENETVVEEPVQPEDETNRESVNIL comes from the coding sequence ATGGCTCTTACTGCTTTAGAAATTAAAGATAAAACTTTTGGCGTTAAATTTAGAGGGTATGATGCGAACGAAGTAGAAGAATTCCTTGATATCGTTGTGCGTGATTATGAGGATCTTGTTCGTTTGAATCATGATCAAGAAACAAAAATTCATGCCCTTGAAGAACGGTTGAACTATTTTGATGAAATGAAAGATTCATTGAGTCAGTCAGTTTTGATTGCGCAAGATACTGCTGAACGTGTGAAGCAAGCTGCTAATGAGCGTTCAGAAAATATTGTTCGTCAAGCAGAGCAAGATGCACAACATTTAGTTGATGAGGCTAAACAAAAAGCAAATGAAATTCTTCGTCACGCAACGGATAATGCCAAGAAAGTTGCAGTTGAAACGGAAGAATTGAAAAACAAGACACGTGTCTTCCATCAACGTTTGAAATCAACAATCGAAAGCCAATTGAGCATTATCGATACGCCTGAATGGGATGAAATTCTTCGTCCAACTGCTATGTATATTCAGACAAGTGATGAAGCTTTCCGTGAAATTGTTGAAAAAGCTTTGGGTGAATCAGTGCACCATCATCCAGAAAATGAGAATATCGATTTGACTCGTCAATTCTCTCCAGCTGAAATCGAAGAATTGCAAAAACGCATCGAAGCAGCTAATTTAGAATTGGGTGCAACACAAGCGTTTGAAGGTTTGAATGAAAAAGTTCAATCCGCTTTAGAAGAAGCAGAGCACGCTCGTCATGAAAATGAGACGGTTGTTGAGGAACCGGTTCAACCAGAAGACGAAACGAATCGTGAATCTGTCAATATTTTATAA